A window from Salarias fasciatus chromosome 11, fSalaFa1.1, whole genome shotgun sequence encodes these proteins:
- the rab13 gene encoding ras-related protein Rab-13: MAKKYDFLYKLLLIGDSGVGKTCLIIRFAEDNFNSTYISTIGIDFKVKTIEVEGKKVKLQVWDTAGQERFKTITTAYYRGAMGIILVYDITDEKSFENIQNWMKSIKENASAGVSRMLLGNKCDIEAKRKVSRETGEKLAKDHGIRFFETSAKSSINVEESFLALARDILQKSSKKQGVSGREVKITSSTEKKSSKCALL, encoded by the exons ATGGCGAAAAAGTATGATTTTCTTTACAAACTGTTGCTCATCGGAGATAGCGGAGTGGGGAAAACATGTCTGATCATACGTTTCGCTGAGGACAATTTCAACTCCACGTACATTTCCACCATCG GCATCGACTTTAAAGTAAAAACCATCGAAGTGGAAGGAAAGAAAGTAAAACTACAAGTGTG GGACACAGCGGGGCAGGAGAGGTTCAAGACCATTACGACAGCCTACTACAGAGGAGCCATG GGCATCATCCTGGTGTACGACATCACAGACGAGAAGTCCTTCGAAAACATTCAGAACTGGATGAAGAGCATCAAAGAA AATGCATCGGCTGGGGTCAGCCGGATGTTACTAGGCAATAAGTGTGACATTGAGGCGAAGCGGAAAGTTTCCAGGGAGACGGGAGAGAAG CTGGCTAAAGATCACGGCATCAGGTTCTTTGAAACCAGTGCAAAGTCCAGCATCAACGTTGAGGAG TCATTTCTGGCTTTGGCACGAGACATTCTACAAAAATCCAGCAAGAAACAG GGCGTCTCGGGCCGAGAGGTCAAAAtcaccagcagcacagagaagaagtcCTCTAAATGCGCTCTTCTCTAG
- the rps27.2 gene encoding 40S ribosomal protein S27.2 translates to MPLAKDLLHPSPEEEKRRHKKKRLVQSPNSYFMDVKCPGCYKITTVFSHAQTVVLCVGCSTVLCQPTGGKARLTEGCSFRRKQH, encoded by the exons ATGCCT CTCGCCAAAGATCTGCTGCATCCCAGCcccgaggaggagaagaggaggcacAAGAAGAAGCGCCTGGTTCAGAGTCCCAATTCATATTTTATGGATGTCAAATGTCCAG GCTGCTACAAGATCACCACAGTTTTCAGTCACGCTCAGACTGTAGTGCTGTGTGTCGGCTGTTCGACCGTCCTGTGCCAGCCGACGGGAGGGAAAGCTCGCCTGACAGAAG GATGCTCGTTCAGGAGGAAACAGCACTAG